From the genome of Solidesulfovibrio carbinolicus, one region includes:
- a CDS encoding ABC transporter ATP-binding protein: MSALLTVRGLDVALKTKQGARPLVSGVDFSLERGGAMGILGESGSGKSVTCRALMGLLGEGFAVSGRAEFQGRELLSLPPKAMRALCGREIAMIMQHPLTSFDPLCPVGDQMAETFRFHLGTGRQAALEIARDALAAMRIQDPGHILTLYPHQLSGGMLQRVMIGLTLALQPALIIADEPTTALDSVTQFEIMKELVRIRESGRTSLIFISHDLGAMRMLVDTALVMHQGRQVEYGPADAVFNTPQSDHARYLIETRNALTSRFLAYAGRRAGLDRERGCCRVAG, from the coding sequence ATGAGCGCGCTTTTGACGGTACGCGGCCTGGACGTGGCCCTGAAGACGAAACAAGGCGCGCGGCCCCTGGTTTCCGGCGTGGATTTCAGCCTGGAGCGCGGCGGGGCCATGGGCATCCTGGGCGAGAGCGGCAGCGGCAAGAGCGTCACCTGCCGGGCGCTCATGGGCCTTTTGGGCGAGGGCTTCGCGGTTTCGGGCCGGGCCGAGTTCCAGGGCCGGGAGCTGCTCTCCCTGCCGCCAAAGGCCATGCGGGCGCTGTGCGGCCGGGAAATCGCCATGATCATGCAGCACCCCCTGACCTCCTTTGATCCGCTGTGTCCCGTGGGCGACCAGATGGCCGAAACCTTCCGGTTCCATCTGGGGACCGGCCGGCAGGCCGCCCTGGAGATCGCCCGGGACGCTCTGGCCGCCATGCGCATCCAGGATCCCGGCCACATCCTCACGCTGTATCCCCACCAGTTGAGCGGCGGCATGTTGCAGCGGGTGATGATCGGGCTGACCCTGGCCCTGCAGCCGGCGCTGATCATTGCCGACGAGCCGACCACGGCCCTGGACAGCGTAACGCAGTTCGAGATCATGAAGGAGCTCGTGCGCATCCGGGAGTCCGGCCGCACCAGCCTCATCTTCATCTCCCACGACCTCGGCGCCATGCGGATGCTCGTGGACACGGCCCTGGTCATGCACCAGGGCCGGCAGGTGGAATACGGGCCGGCCGATGCCGTATTCAATACCCCCCAAAGCGACCATGCCCGCTATCTCATCGAAACCCGAAACGCCCTGACCAGCCGTTTTCTGGCATACGCCGGCCGACGCGCCGGTCTGGACCGGGAAAGGGGGTGCTGCCGTGTTGCAGGTTGA
- a CDS encoding LysR substrate-binding domain-containing protein produces the protein MDYNDLFYFTIIVEEQGFSAAERRLGVSKSTLSRRIAALEQQVGVPLLHRNSRRLALTRAGTQFFEHCKSIERDIREAVSSLAALREKPSGHVRVSGRTLIAQYYLSVTLAKFIAAHPQVRVELLATDSDLHPVDAQIDVAVTTRPMDALPQDVVVRRLVEDVYSLVASPAYIERCGQPRTPEELGRFQTIGEGGDAAGRPQVWELSCGDGLDRLARHEPAFLCNDLRARYHAAVHGAGIALLPSGFLRDAFHFGWLQPVLPDWRGPAETVYAIFPSSKGMLPSVRALIDYLGDNLPAVMGLCRTLPGRAA, from the coding sequence ATGGATTACAACGATCTGTTTTACTTCACGATCATTGTCGAGGAGCAAGGGTTTAGCGCGGCCGAGCGCCGGCTTGGGGTATCAAAATCCACGCTGAGCCGACGCATCGCGGCCCTGGAACAACAAGTGGGCGTCCCCCTGCTCCATCGCAATTCCCGCCGGCTGGCCCTGACCCGGGCCGGGACGCAGTTCTTCGAGCACTGCAAGTCCATCGAGCGCGACATCCGCGAGGCCGTGTCGTCCCTGGCCGCCCTGCGGGAAAAGCCGTCGGGCCATGTGCGGGTGAGCGGCCGCACGCTTATTGCCCAGTATTATCTGTCGGTGACCCTGGCCAAGTTCATCGCCGCCCATCCGCAGGTCCGGGTGGAGCTTTTGGCCACCGACAGCGACCTGCATCCGGTGGACGCCCAGATCGACGTGGCCGTGACCACCCGGCCCATGGACGCCCTGCCCCAGGATGTCGTCGTGCGCCGGCTGGTGGAAGACGTCTACAGCCTCGTGGCCAGCCCGGCCTATATCGAGCGCTGCGGCCAGCCCCGGACTCCCGAGGAGCTTGGACGCTTCCAGACCATCGGCGAAGGCGGCGACGCGGCCGGCCGGCCCCAGGTCTGGGAGCTGTCGTGCGGCGACGGCCTGGACCGCCTGGCCCGGCACGAACCGGCCTTTTTATGCAACGATCTGCGGGCGCGCTACCACGCCGCCGTCCACGGGGCGGGCATCGCTCTTTTGCCGTCGGGCTTTTTGCGCGACGCCTTCCATTTCGGCTGGCTGCAGCCCGTGCTGCCGGACTGGCGGGGGCCTGCGGAAACCGTTTACGCCATCTTCCCGTCGAGCAAGGGCATGTTGCCGTCGGTGCGGGCGCTCATCGACTATCTGGGCGACAACCTGCCCGCCGTCATGGGGCTTTGCCGGACCCTGCCGGGCCGGGCCGCCTGA
- a CDS encoding MATE family efflux transporter, whose amino-acid sequence MTHKAYLSIAVPFILATITTPLLGAVDMGVMGRLPDPAYIGGVSIGVVIFNTIYWLFGFLRVSTTGMSSQALGAADRKLCLLALMRPLAIALAVGTAIILLQKPILAFSLYFMRPEPDVARLVETYFSILVWGAPCVLANYVMLGWLMGQIKLRASLVLQISTNALNIVLSVLFVLGFGWGVPGVAAATLLAQTGAVALGVWLIWRHFAVRLDEVPWGELFNRQVVAEIVRVNGDLFIRTLCLLVVTNMFVAKGASYGKDILAGNAIILQIQYLMAYFFDGLANASSVVAGKAVGKKDPALFDRCVSLSWQWCLYGSILVSVAYGLTWDGVFRLFTSIPEVLEAGRDFAHWMTVFPFCASVGLVFYGIFSGSMQTAPVRNSMLQALAFYVVAQVCLTPLFDNHGLLFAFLLFALGRSVFLGRYVPATRLAFRRAHG is encoded by the coding sequence ATGACCCATAAAGCCTATCTGTCCATTGCCGTGCCCTTTATCCTGGCCACCATCACCACGCCCCTGCTCGGGGCCGTGGACATGGGCGTCATGGGCCGGCTGCCGGACCCGGCCTACATCGGCGGCGTGTCCATCGGCGTGGTCATCTTCAACACCATCTACTGGCTGTTCGGATTCTTGCGGGTGAGCACCACCGGCATGTCCTCCCAGGCCCTGGGCGCGGCCGACCGCAAGCTGTGCCTGCTGGCGCTTATGCGCCCCCTGGCCATCGCCCTGGCCGTGGGGACGGCCATCATCCTCCTGCAAAAGCCCATCCTGGCCTTTTCCCTGTATTTCATGCGGCCCGAACCGGACGTGGCCAGGCTGGTGGAAACCTATTTCTCCATCCTGGTCTGGGGCGCGCCGTGCGTGCTCGCCAACTACGTCATGCTGGGCTGGCTCATGGGCCAGATCAAGCTGCGGGCTTCCCTTGTCCTGCAAATATCCACCAACGCCCTGAACATCGTGTTGTCGGTGCTGTTTGTCCTGGGCTTTGGCTGGGGCGTGCCCGGGGTGGCCGCCGCCACGCTGCTGGCCCAGACCGGGGCCGTGGCCCTGGGCGTGTGGCTCATCTGGCGGCACTTCGCCGTCCGGCTGGATGAAGTGCCCTGGGGCGAACTCTTCAACCGGCAGGTCGTGGCCGAAATCGTGCGGGTCAACGGCGACCTGTTTATCCGCACCCTGTGTCTGCTCGTCGTCACCAACATGTTCGTGGCCAAGGGGGCGAGCTACGGCAAGGACATCCTGGCCGGCAACGCCATCATCCTGCAGATCCAGTATCTCATGGCCTACTTCTTCGACGGCCTGGCCAACGCGTCCAGCGTGGTGGCCGGCAAGGCCGTGGGGAAAAAGGACCCGGCGCTGTTTGACCGTTGCGTGTCGCTGTCCTGGCAGTGGTGCCTGTACGGCTCCATCCTGGTGTCCGTGGCCTACGGGCTGACCTGGGACGGCGTGTTCCGGCTTTTTACCTCCATCCCGGAAGTGTTGGAGGCGGGCAGGGATTTTGCCCACTGGATGACGGTGTTCCCGTTTTGCGCCAGCGTGGGGCTGGTCTTTTACGGCATCTTCTCCGGCTCCATGCAGACCGCGCCGGTGCGCAACTCCATGCTCCAGGCCTTGGCCTTCTATGTCGTGGCCCAAGTCTGTCTGACGCCGCTTTTCGACAACCACGGCCTGCTGTTCGCCTTTTTGCTCTTTGCCTTGGGCCGGTCGGTGTTTCTGGGACGCTACGTGCCCGCGACCCGGTTGGCGTTTCGCCGTGCCCATGGCTAG
- the opp1B gene encoding nickel/cobalt ABC transporter permease, translated as MRRYVLSRLLAAVPLLLGVSFLAFVLVTLIPADPAEVALRVNEIIPSQELIELHRKELGLDQPFWERYVRWLGNSLRLDFGHSYTNHHRTVAGELGRCLPATLALAGVSLLFVVGASIPLAVASAMTRDSLFDRLVRTLVFFGTAMPNYWVAFLAIWLFAVHFDLLPTGGDEGWRSYLLPAFTLSMTYISTYVRLIRNTMLAVMQEPFVLYARARGLPEAAVVRHVLKNSLQSSVTALGMSVPQLIAGSFVVENIFAWPGVGRLCVSAIFNRDYPVIQAYVLMMGVLFIVCNLLVDIISAMIDPRRQAER; from the coding sequence ATGCGACGGTATGTTCTCTCGCGACTGCTGGCCGCCGTGCCCTTGCTCCTGGGCGTCTCGTTTCTGGCCTTCGTCCTGGTGACGCTCATCCCTGCCGATCCGGCCGAGGTGGCGCTGCGGGTCAACGAGATCATCCCGTCGCAGGAACTGATCGAGCTCCATCGCAAGGAGCTGGGGCTCGATCAGCCTTTCTGGGAGCGCTATGTTCGTTGGCTCGGCAACAGCCTGCGCCTGGATTTCGGCCACTCCTACACCAACCACCACCGCACCGTGGCCGGGGAGCTTGGCCGCTGCCTGCCGGCCACTTTGGCCCTGGCCGGCGTGTCCCTGCTTTTTGTCGTGGGCGCAAGCATCCCGCTGGCCGTGGCCAGCGCCATGACCCGGGACTCGCTGTTTGACCGGCTGGTGCGGACCCTGGTCTTTTTCGGCACGGCCATGCCCAACTATTGGGTGGCCTTTTTGGCCATCTGGCTTTTCGCCGTGCATTTCGATCTGCTGCCCACCGGCGGCGACGAGGGCTGGCGGTCCTATCTGCTGCCGGCCTTCACCCTGTCCATGACCTACATTTCGACCTATGTGCGCCTTATCCGCAACACCATGCTGGCCGTCATGCAGGAGCCTTTTGTCCTCTACGCCCGGGCGCGCGGCCTGCCCGAAGCGGCCGTGGTCCGCCATGTGCTCAAAAACTCCCTGCAATCAAGCGTGACGGCCCTGGGCATGAGCGTGCCCCAGCTCATCGCCGGCAGTTTCGTGGTGGAAAACATCTTTGCCTGGCCCGGAGTGGGGCGGCTATGCGTCTCGGCCATCTTCAACCGCGACTATCCCGTCATCCAGGCCTATGTGCTCATGATGGGGGTGCTTTTCATCGTGTGCAACCTCCTCGTGGACATCATAAGCGCCATGATCGATCCACGGCGACAGGCGGAACGGTAA
- a CDS encoding ABC transporter ATP-binding protein codes for MLQVENVHLSFKKKGTFWRAGYKPILKGVTFHMRQGECLGLIGASGSGKSTLGRVITGTLRPQRGLARLMGEDIYHMDTAGLFGRGRARTGLGGVVSIVFQDYNTSVNPRFPVRDILAEPLRGTKLAGDVSYLKALLAQVRLPGDYLGRKSFELSGGELQRVCIARALAAKPALVLLDEAVSSLDVSVQFQVLELLKTLKEQSGLSYLFISHDLAAVTHLCDRILFFNDGRVVEQVDSLADLVNVKDCYSRQLIAAVLA; via the coding sequence GTGTTGCAGGTTGAAAACGTCCACCTGAGCTTCAAAAAGAAAGGCACGTTCTGGCGCGCCGGGTATAAACCCATCCTCAAGGGCGTGACCTTTCACATGCGCCAGGGCGAGTGCCTGGGGCTTATCGGCGCTTCGGGCAGCGGCAAGAGCACCCTGGGCCGGGTCATCACCGGCACGCTGCGGCCCCAGCGCGGTCTGGCGCGCCTTATGGGCGAAGACATCTATCATATGGACACGGCCGGGCTTTTCGGCCGGGGCCGGGCCAGGACGGGCCTTGGCGGCGTGGTGAGCATCGTCTTTCAGGACTACAACACCTCGGTCAACCCGCGTTTTCCGGTGCGCGACATTCTGGCCGAGCCGCTGCGCGGCACCAAGCTGGCCGGGGACGTGTCCTACTTGAAAGCCCTGCTGGCCCAGGTGCGCCTGCCTGGCGATTACCTTGGCCGCAAGTCCTTTGAACTCAGCGGCGGCGAACTCCAGCGGGTGTGCATCGCCCGGGCCCTGGCCGCCAAGCCGGCCCTGGTGCTGCTCGACGAGGCCGTCAGCTCCCTGGACGTCTCGGTGCAGTTCCAGGTGTTGGAGCTGCTTAAAACCCTCAAGGAACAAAGCGGCCTGTCCTACCTCTTCATCTCCCACGATCTGGCCGCCGTCACCCACCTGTGTGACCGCATCCTGTTTTTCAACGACGGCCGGGTGGTCGAGCAGGTCGATTCCCTGGCCGACCTGGTCAACGTCAAGGACTGCTATTCCAGACAGCTCATCGCCGCCGTTTTGGCCTAG
- the nikA gene encoding nickel ABC transporter substrate-binding protein, with translation MRWTRRFCAAFIGMALCCGAGSAQAAQAKAADRELVVANYRDIRNLNPHLYSGEIFAQNLIFESLVINTEKGVEPWLAEGWTVSDDGKVYTFFLRKDVLFSDGEKFDAKAAKLNFDAILANGERHTWLEMIKLMDKVEAVDDHTLRITLKEPYYPFLIEIGVTRPFRFISPKSMKDGSTKDGVTSYVGTGPYVLSDNKVDQVATFTANDKYWGKKPAIKTLKARVIPDNQARLLALKKGEIDLIYGTNLLDAETMRQMETSKEFGTALSKPLSTRNILINSSRPNLGDKRVRQALQHLTDRKAVSEGIFNGIESPADFVLAPTVPYCNVGLTPYAFSHAKADALLDAAGWKQPAPGKPREKDGKPLALELYYNSNSVTEKDISEYLQAEFLKSGVQLNLHGEEEQAYRDRMKAGDFDIVHNISWGTPYDPQSFIGGMVRVVYGDYKAQLGLPDKQKIDETIRAILVSTDPAKRQEMFTWLLTTLHDEAVYLPLTYQRNRAVFTKDLKNVTFNPSQFEIPLEKMAF, from the coding sequence ATGCGTTGGACGCGTCGGTTTTGTGCGGCTTTTATAGGAATGGCGCTGTGTTGTGGCGCAGGCAGCGCCCAGGCGGCCCAGGCCAAGGCGGCTGACCGCGAGCTGGTCGTGGCCAACTACCGCGACATCCGCAATCTCAATCCGCACCTGTATTCCGGCGAGATCTTCGCCCAGAACCTCATTTTCGAATCCCTGGTCATCAACACCGAAAAGGGCGTCGAACCCTGGCTGGCCGAGGGTTGGACCGTGTCCGACGACGGCAAGGTCTACACCTTTTTCCTGCGCAAGGACGTGCTCTTCTCCGACGGCGAGAAGTTTGACGCCAAGGCGGCCAAGCTCAACTTCGACGCCATCCTGGCCAATGGCGAGCGCCACACGTGGCTGGAGATGATCAAGCTCATGGACAAGGTCGAGGCCGTCGACGACCACACCCTGCGCATCACCCTCAAGGAGCCGTACTATCCTTTCCTCATCGAAATCGGCGTTACGCGGCCCTTCCGCTTCATTTCGCCCAAGTCCATGAAGGACGGCTCCACCAAGGACGGCGTGACGAGCTACGTCGGCACCGGCCCTTACGTCCTTAGCGACAACAAAGTCGATCAGGTGGCCACCTTTACGGCCAACGACAAGTACTGGGGCAAAAAGCCGGCCATCAAAACCCTCAAGGCCCGGGTCATCCCGGACAACCAGGCCCGGCTGCTGGCGCTCAAAAAAGGCGAGATCGACCTGATCTACGGCACCAACCTGCTCGACGCCGAAACCATGCGCCAGATGGAAACGAGCAAGGAATTCGGCACGGCCCTGTCCAAGCCGCTTTCCACCCGCAACATCCTCATCAACTCCTCGCGCCCCAACCTCGGCGACAAGCGGGTGCGCCAGGCCCTGCAGCACCTCACCGACCGCAAGGCCGTGTCGGAAGGCATTTTCAACGGCATCGAAAGCCCGGCCGATTTTGTGCTGGCTCCCACCGTCCCGTACTGCAACGTGGGCCTGACCCCCTACGCCTTCAGCCACGCCAAGGCCGACGCGCTGCTGGACGCCGCTGGCTGGAAACAGCCCGCCCCGGGCAAACCCCGCGAAAAGGACGGCAAGCCCCTGGCGCTGGAACTCTACTACAACAGCAACAGCGTCACGGAAAAAGACATCTCCGAGTATCTCCAGGCGGAGTTCCTCAAATCCGGCGTGCAGCTCAATCTCCACGGCGAGGAAGAGCAGGCCTACCGCGACCGCATGAAGGCCGGCGACTTCGACATCGTCCACAACATCTCCTGGGGAACGCCGTATGATCCCCAGTCGTTCATCGGCGGCATGGTGCGCGTCGTCTACGGCGACTACAAGGCCCAGCTCGGCCTGCCGGACAAGCAGAAAATCGACGAAACCATCCGGGCCATCCTCGTCAGCACCGACCCGGCCAAGCGCCAGGAGATGTTCACATGGCTGCTGACGACGCTGCATGACGAGGCCGTCTATCTGCCCTTGACCTACCAGCGCAACCGGGCCGTTTTCACCAAGGACCTCAAGAACGTGACCTTCAATCCGTCCCAGTTCGAGATCCCCTTGGAAAAGATGGCGTTTTAG
- the opp1C gene encoding nickel/cobalt ABC transporter permease: MLRNLLEDRVALLCLAVIGLTVLAGLFAPYVAPHDPLAGNILYKFKSMSWNYPLGTDQQGRCVFSRLIYGIKPTILLSLLTMAATITLGAAYGLVSGSAGGMIDEALMRFCDVMLSFPSQVMILAVVGMLGVGMENVIIANILIKWAFYARMIRGSVLGYRNRNYVVFSRTTGSGSWFILSRHMLPAVLPEIVVLASLDTGWVILNISTLSFLGLGVQAPAPEWGAMLNEARQVIVAHPGQMLAPGLAVLTLVAAFNMLGDSLRDALEIKGSGR, encoded by the coding sequence ATGCTGCGCAATCTGTTGGAGGACAGGGTGGCCCTGCTCTGTCTGGCCGTCATCGGCCTCACCGTCCTGGCCGGGCTTTTCGCCCCCTATGTCGCGCCCCACGACCCCCTGGCCGGCAATATCCTGTACAAGTTCAAATCCATGTCCTGGAACTATCCCCTGGGTACGGATCAGCAGGGGCGCTGTGTGTTCTCGCGTCTGATCTACGGCATCAAGCCCACCATTTTGCTGTCCCTGCTCACCATGGCCGCCACCATCACGTTGGGCGCGGCCTACGGACTTGTGTCCGGCTCGGCCGGGGGGATGATCGACGAGGCGCTCATGCGCTTTTGCGACGTCATGCTGTCTTTCCCAAGCCAGGTCATGATCCTGGCCGTGGTCGGGATGCTGGGCGTGGGCATGGAAAACGTGATCATCGCCAACATCCTCATCAAGTGGGCCTTTTACGCCCGCATGATCCGGGGCTCGGTGCTTGGCTACCGCAACCGCAACTATGTGGTCTTCTCCCGCACCACCGGCAGCGGTTCATGGTTCATCCTGTCGCGCCACATGCTGCCGGCCGTGCTGCCGGAAATCGTGGTCCTGGCCTCCCTGGACACGGGCTGGGTCATCCTCAACATCTCCACCCTGTCCTTTCTGGGGCTTGGCGTGCAGGCCCCGGCCCCGGAGTGGGGGGCCATGCTCAACGAGGCGCGCCAGGTCATCGTCGCCCACCCCGGCCAGATGCTGGCCCCGGGATTGGCCGTGCTCACCCTGGTGGCGGCCTTCAACATGCTGGGCGACAGCCTGCGCGACGCCCTGGAAATCAAAGGGAGCGGCCGATGA